The nucleotide sequence AAACATCTCATCAGATTAATttcttatattatattaatttctttaatttcttATATTTACCCAATTTTGTTTACACTTAACCAGCACTGCAGTGAAATCGCAGCCAACCGCAGCGCACACCATACTTTGGAATACGAAATCCATAATTTGATAGTGAACAGAGGACAGCCATTTGAAGTCGTTCTAGAGTTCAACCACAATGTCCAACTTGATGAAGATTCATTAAATTTTGAAGTCCACCTCGGTAAGTATTCAGATGCTGACTTGCCAGTATTCCTGTTCTCCATACCTTGCACacctaacatacatgtagtaagttTATTCTTGTGGCacctacattgtaatacaactCAGAAATGTTCAGAAATGTTGATAGTGTAGATTGATTTTTAACCTACTTTTTATTATGTTTCGTTAGAATGTAAGAGACACTCTAAATGATCACTGAATTCATTTTCTAAGAGATGTGACTCGACTGGCATGTATTTTAGGTTTCGAGAGCGCTAACCATTTTAAAGTGTGTTTTCTAGCCTGATGTCACAGTGCATAAAAAGACTTACGACCAGGTTGGTTTCTGACTCGCATCCTACAAAACTCATTGATTATATGTTACTGTAGCTACATTCAAATACAATTTGTTACTCTCATTCTGAAATCAACAGAAAACACGACATAAATACAAActttattttatgtaaacttTAAAGTGTTTACACAACAGACTGAAATTTTTAACAGATGACTCTTCCTAACACATTTCTGGTTTAATTTCATCACATGTCCCATCCCTTATCGAAACTGCTGGGTTCACTACCTACCACATGTGCCAGTGCGATTTAAACGTACTAATGAAGGAGTACAATTCGGTCAAGTGATTATTACATACTCGTAATACTAAAAGTTTAATTTAGAAACTCTATCAAAGTGCGCTCGCAGGTCAGTATTTTCCCGCAGAAAAGTGCCGTTAAGAGGCACGAGGTTTTACGAGACTAAAGTTGGGAAAGCCCACCACATAATATATGGATTACAGGATATATCTTGCTTTGGACGAAAAATCCAAACGTTTCAGAAGGTAGACCTTCACCGTTATATTGTACTTTAATACAAAGTATGTGTAATTTGTGAGTAGCTCGATACATTACTGGTAACTCCATAGCAAAATAATTGAACATTCACGagactgaggttcagtagtgctatagggatcgcccggcgtctgtctgtctgtctgtctgtctgtgatgattccatcagtgatatgcaaattattacaattccaaaactactaagcagattgggctgaaattcaATGGGAATGTATCTTGAGATGTattgtatggatgaagaaatgataccatgaatatgcaaattaggtgtaaaaatgttcatttttggtcaaaaacttatatctcaaaaagtacttggtcaccgagtctgaaacttggtgagatgtttctgaaagtgttattctgcagattttcttcaaaacattttgagaaaattggccctagcgaccatgaccactcCCTTAGCAaaaaccaaatggcagtatattttggtcaaataacaacaccatctggtaggcaaatgagtaaacatttaaaaaatgtatgcaaataccctagcaaccatgaccatgcccatagcaacagccaaacggtcgtgtatttctcaaagataacaacagggattaatagacagttgaataaacattcaaaaaatgtatgtaaatttgcctagcaacaagaccacgcccatagcaacagccaaataatcatgtatattgcaaatataacaggaatagaaagacaaatgaataaacattcaaaaaatgtatgcaaatgtgcctagcaacaagaccacgcccatagcaacagccaaattatcacatatattgcaaacataacggggattaatagacaattgaataaacattcaaaaatgtatgaaaatatgcctagcaacaagaccattcccatagcaacagccaaatgatcacgtatattgcaaagataatatcaggaattcatacacaagtgaacaaaaatatacaaaaatgtatgcaaatatatctaacaacatgaccacgcccatagcaacagccaaatgatagcatatatcataaagatagcaacatggttggataggcaactggatagtcattcaacaaatgaacacttcttgttagcatggactaccatatggataaacatttttaaaaactacagttgtgctacaacgccattggcggtatttttcaGTTATGCTATCCTGTTTCCGATATATACACTGGCtgcaacaagaaactgcatgagatatatttttttagttttcatcCACGAGCTCTAGTCTGTCTATACATATGGGATTTATTTCTGGAAGTCCAAAGTTACCATCTAGTACCTAATTGACAAGAGTGCATTAGCTATAATGTTTGTGTCTCATCGACAGGGTCAAAGTTTACGCTACAAATTCGAGTGTCCCAAGATTAATAGTAGGTATGTCCACCATTTGCATGGATCACTGCAGTGCATCGGTGCATCTTTATATAACATGCACAGTCTCAATATCTTTTTCTGGCCCATTTTCGGGTTAATACACATATGGAATGGAAACGTCTCACACCACAATGATATATGATGCATGTTCACTGTCTGAGTTGAAAATTCACAATTCAAATACTGTTCAGTCTTCATTCGAAAAGGATACTACTGTAATTGTACACTAAGAATGTAGTTTATTGGTTATAGACTGAAATACAGTGACGGTCCCAACACTCTGACACAATCACTTTCCCCAATGGCTCATCATTGGTAATGCATATTCCTCTTGGATCGTGGTTCCCTGCCTGGTTTTCACTGATCGCAATGCAATCAAATTCACATTTGGAATTGAATTTCTGTACTCTTCTAGTACtatattcacacacatacaaattattgGCATTATCCAAAGCCAGTCCTTCAGGCTCTACTAGCTGACCATTCTCAGATCCATCAGAGCCAAAAGAAAGCAGGAATTCCCCGTCTTCAGAGAAAACCTGGAGACGATCATTACCACAGTCTGATACAATGATGTTTCCATTGTTCATTATGACAATGTCCCATGGTGACTCGAATTGGCCATGTTCAGAACCCTCACTGCCAAAGGACTTGATGTAGATATCATCTGgcccatatatatgtatacagtggCGACCTCCATCAACTATGTAGCTCCTTCCAGTGGTAGGGCTTATGCCAATGCCCATGGGTCTTACCAATTCATCTTCACCAAAACATCTTATCCATTTCAAAGTATTATCACAGACAATAACCTGTTTATTTCCACTATCAGTAATGTAGATATAACCAGTCTTCGCCACTGCTGCATATCTTGGACAAAAAGCATGTGTAAAATTTGTATATGTGACAACAGCAACCTGAAGTCCATCAATGGTGAATGTCTGTAATCTGTTATTGTCACTGTCACATACCAACATGTTTCCATTGGTCATCATGGTTATGCCATGTGGGTTGTTCAACTGACCTTTATCTGACCCTTCGTGACAAAATTCATGTGACCAACCCTTCCTTGGAATAATCTTTAGTTTCACTGGTGAACCCTGTATTGGTCTTTTATACACTGACACAGACAGTTCGTGATTCCCTTCTGCCTTACCAGTATACATCAAAGAAACTGTGCCATCACCATTGTCACACATGTTTAGTATTTCAATCTTCTTGCCAGGTGTTATTATTTCAGCTATCACATCATTGATCGTAGCAGTAGATGTACCCATCTCCAAAATGACTCTGATTTCATCTCCAATTCTTCCAAAATCCGGTATTTTACTCAATCTGTACATGGTTGTCCTGATGTGGCCTAAACGTTTATCTGCACAGAAATCATCAGATTGCTGAAATTTCAAGCTATCATCTTCAATAGGACTTTGATTAGTCTCAATAGCCAGGAGCCTATCTCCTTGAGATAGCACACCCTTCCTCGCAGACATCACCTGTACTGGACTTCCATGATTCACGAGTCGTTCAGCAAACTCAcgtacatgtaaaatgtcttCTTGCACACCTTCCATTTCTTTGAGTTGCGCTTGTAACCTTGTTTGTCGTCGACCACGTTCTTGCTTCAACTCTTCCAGTAGTTGCTTTCCATTCCCCTTTACCTTACTAGTAAGTTCTTTAAGAGTCTTTTCAACGTGCTCATTGATTTTCCTTTCTTCGACTTGAACAGTCTGCGCGAGAGATGCTGCCATTTGTTGTATCCCAGCAATGCTATCACTAGCTTCATCTTCTTTTGAAGCTAACATTTCAACCATTGCAGTTAGTTTCTCGGTAACATCTGCTGCTGCATCTTGGAGGGATATGTACGTGTGTTCTGTTATGAGGTGATCAGTGGCTACGCATTCTGAGCAGATAGCAACATCACAAGTGGTGCAGTGGAACCTTAGTACAGTGCCAGAGTGTTTACAGCAGAAGGTAGGGGGTCGTACTGAGGTCGGGTCAATGCCCTTTCTTCTTTGGTACTCATCCAGAGTGACCAAATTGTGTGACTGAGTTACGGGGATATTGCCATGAATGCCCACACAACCACCACACAATTCAAAACCACAGTCTAAGCAATACGTCGTGGGTGTTTCGCCTTGCTTTCTACACGCCCCACATACCAAGGAGTTCGCTTCTGCGAATTGCTTCATCAAATCTTCGGTGAACAGATCGGCAGACAATGTTGCCACTTCCCCATGCTGAACTTGGTGTTCTCGACGACAAAACGGGCACAACAACTTTGCATCCTTTACCAGTTTGACGAGACATTGTTCACAAAAAGTGTGCAAACACGGTAAAATTTTAGGATTCTTGTATCGTTCACAGCAAATTCCACAAATTAGGTTATTCTCATCGATTTCGAGGCGTTTTACACTGCTCGTGCTAGCAGCCATGGCTTGACAACGCTCGACGTCAGTTGGTGCCCTTTAACCTTTCCATTATTAACACCCAAGTAACCGGAAATTCTCATTTGCAGATGACTTGGAAAGTCGATGTCGCAGAATGCGCTCTGGGGACGAAATTTCCCAAACATTGCCACCTAGAAGCTTGCTtctgattttttaaaacaatagaaaattgacaatcatTTATTTTCCCACATTCGGCAGCCAAACTGGATTCCAAAATGGCTTAAGTTTGAAAATACTTCGACTCTATTTGAAAAATTTGTATGAGTACCCCTTATTGTTTTCCTTGATTATAACTGAGAATATGTTGTAGTTTTGTGACAGCAAAAATTGAACAGTTTACTTCCTAGGTAGTCTATAGTTCCTGACAGGGACCgcattacataatatacatacatgtaatatacattaaattttacaaCAGTTGGCATTATTAAAACAAGTACTTGTCCCACCTGACTTGGATACTTGTAGAGCTGAAACACAGACAAGGCAGAAATCATTGTCTGCGACTGAAATAAATATTCACAGGCAATGTTGGCTTAAGAGTAACATTTTAGATCCTTTTCAGTTCGCATTGCTTCACTCAAAATATGTGGGAATCAAAAATTGGGGTTTAAACAACTGAGAATGACACCAGCAAAACCGACAATGTATGATGGACATAAagttaaataaatcaaatatttagtCTATTCTTACATCAGATTGGGGATTTAAATTAGTGTATATTATTCTCACTTGGTACAGACTATATATTGATTGCAGGTGTAGCTATCATTAATGACATACTATTGTACATATACAAGGATGATAATGTGTTTACATATGTTTACTTGACTCTATCCCTTTCAGAAGTATTCATCAATATGtcttcaaacttttttttaaagaataagATGAATTATTTGACGGCTTCGTCCAAGTCATATAAGTACCCAAACTGTCTTTTCATACATGAGTTACACTTCTTGTTTACTCTTCACGTGTTTGTCTCGTTTAAAGGAGAGAGTCCAAGTTTGAAGAAGAAGAACAcccttagggaccggtcagtttcttcagccggggggggggggcggtggattcttaaattgggccgacaaaaagtcactgaccccccatctgtaaaaccaaaaacaggctgacccctctatcacttaattctaaaacatgatgacccccccccccccccatatatataatattcacatgacaggtattttttgatcgtgactcagtgtggactgcttgactgtcttgcatctactttataagatcccgggttagcactatcataattataattgactacacagggtaaatatattctaaaaggagtttaatagcatcttgacagtgaaaggtatgggaatattttgagcagggaatatgtatatctcttatggggggtcctTGGGGTCTCCCcatagaagccctggaggttttttactctgaaaagtcaattttgagactattcaggccctttcagacaataatttccaagctttacaagacagcatcaatatgtaaaaagaaaaaaatattttttgaaatattaagtttgatagcatcttgacagtaagaggtaggagGAAGACCtggagactgggatgtgtacacctcatgcagtggggggggggggggtcctagggagtctccccctagaagtcctggaagttttttactctgaaaagtcaattttgagactattcagaccctttcagaaaataatttccaagctttacaagacagcaccaacatgtaaaaagcaactacacagggttgaaatacttttgaaatatactttgatagcatcttgacagtaagaggggaagagcttgagacttagatatgtccacctcatgtggggggtccaaGGGAGTCTCCCTTTAGAAGCCCTGcatggaggatttttactcttaaagccaattttaggccattcagaccctttcaagcaataactcaatccatgctttataagacagcaccatcaagtatcataAACTATTCcgtataacttacatagggttgaaatatgttcttaaacagttaaatggcatcattataatatgtagtaaaggtcagcacatctactggtagtatcattggtaggatagatttggagtttaaggcaatttaagactaccttggcaaacatttcacatcaagactatcatctcaatgtttaggttattcatagcctttgaggtaatatttccaagcttcgaatagctaacgtaaatgtaagtttcccatgtcacataaaaatggccccgtaacattggtatagtggcattaatattgcatgtatagtaaagtcaccggtatgttagagaactttaggtggtcatacctagtgtataatagaaactggaatctgatgagatgtggtgatttgtagtgtcaataacatgtagtgtccaaaatcgaaagtgtattaatcccttctgacaagttcatagtgacgagtagggaacattttagattaacctcttttataaactatatgaagattaccattacgaaaccttcaagttcacttttaccccaaagtgcaatataagtgaaacaaatgattgtgaaacagccaagcatttacatgacatgttctgtaactagtgtggtcgctaggtaatacatgtatatgtatatttatagttatgcttgaactaataagtaatattaaagaattcatgtaagaaacagggagaagaacaaatatttacatgtaccacatttcagacaaggctatatgccattgtagaaaaaggattctgaaaacagcatgacccccccccccactgccaatttcaaaaacaggatgacccccccccctcccaatccacccccccccccccaggccgaagaaactgaccggtcccatATTCGTATTCGATTGGGTAGTGACCACAGAGACAGTAAATGGCAGTTCAAGATTTTGAAACAAGATGGCTGTGTCTTGTCTTTGGCAATTCATTCACCACTAACAGAAATTGTCTGCCGATGTACACTTGTCGTTTCTACTGTGATCAACAGTAAAATAGTCCAACTCTGGCGATCGAAACCCGTGTATATCTTGTTCAATCCTTGGTGCGAAGGTGAGTACTACTAACAATCCGCGTTGAGATTAATTGTAATTAGTATTATCTGCACAGCACCTAACTGTCATCAATATTGTTTGTCAATTCAACTACATGTCGGTAACTTTATTTTGCTTCGATACATTTCTTATATATTGTGGAGTTTATAGACGTTGGTATGactcattctcgcaagccagagttcttatttctaccactacatttctaccgtggaggctcgttaagaacgttgccgtaaaacaggccgtggtttgcgacgatggtatGACTTTATATACTTGTACTTTAAACTCCAAATTGCTCGTACAGATGAAGGGGAAGAACTACGCAATGAATATGTTCTGAATGATACCGGATTGTTATATGTTGGGTCCAATTTAAATTCATTTGGAAGACCCTGGAACTTTGGACAGGTACGTAACAAAACAACTGAAGACTACCTACttatcctttttttttttagaagtgGCGACATAGTCAAGTATAATATTTATGGTCTAAAATTATCTTGAAGAACTGACGTTAATGACTTAATTTGTTCATACTCCGAAGGAAATTAGATTTCATAACCTTGAACATTCTCTTGCACTGCGTCTCTCTCTCCTTCATCTGGTCCTAGCAGAGTTTACATTATTTCAACCATCCGGGTCTTTTCGTCtacataaaagtacataaaagtACGCCTAGCTATCGGTACGCGTAgacataaatattattttaactttttacGACCTCTTGAGAAACATGTATGTTAAAGTTGTATCCTCGGAAATTCATAACCACTATTTGCAGACAGTTTTGAAACTTGTAATTATAAAGATGAATAGGCCTGAAGACATTCATGGCACAAAAACTCTGAATTGAAATCTTCAAtgccatcaccaccaccatggtttttttttcaaaataaatattcagaTGAAACCACACTAATATAACAATATTCATAACGTggtgaaaaaaatgtatgtgttggTTAGGTACTTGGAGCAATGTTTTCTAGACACATTATATATTAGGTATATTTGACCAAGTATTAGCTTACTAGATCGAACATTTCACGTGTTTCCAAACAAAGTTTTCCTTCGGTCATATTTTTGCTATTTGTCTATTTGTGTAAGTGGAATAATAACTAAATTATTTGAGGCGCCTTTTAATTGTCGCTTCTAAAAACGAATGTCAGAATCTTGTGAAAACTAGAGGCTTAAATTTGCAACCATCCCTTGTTGCAGGTTCACCCGAAGAAAGAATGGCACTGGAACTTGCAGCAAGTCATGGCAGCAGACCTGATACTTACAGAACAGACAAGAATATCAAGTTGGACTTGAATTGTGTAATATCTGTCAGGAAAAAAGTGACAATTGGAGACGATTTCAACATCGATATTACTATGACAACACTCGCACTGTACAGCATCTGTACGTAAGGTGTTACATATGTCATTATACCGGTGTGCTCGTCAAAGAATGTCAGGCCATAGAGTTTGGAAACGTCATAACTGGCCATAACAGTggtaaatatattataatgtaataacGTTCATTTCGAGGACGAGCTCAAAGGCTTCAAAAGTATATGAAATCTACAagacaaactaaaacaaaaatatatacaaatatacaacagACACAGAAATTGGAAGGAACACGTAACAACAATTTATTTAGAGCAATCCATGCAATCTGTCATGTCAAATTTACACTTTAATGCAAAGTTCCTGTGAAGAGTTTCTCAGCTATAGAACATATGAGTCCACCATGCAGCAatttactttttacttttttagTGTATCGCCAAAATTGGAAAAACTGCATTTATTGATGTAACGATGAAAAATAAAGGTGTTTATTAAagttgaaatcaaataattgttTTAAGTTTTGCTAAAGATAAGAATTGAGAACACAAATCgagatattttgataatttatatgacTGTGTCTTTTTTTAtggttcatttatttcattgaaaaaGTAATCAAACCATGTTATTATCCTAATTTTACCTTGTCAGTTTCCAAGTGGACTTTGCATGTAAATAATGTCGACTACGAAGACTTACTCCATGAACACCCTACAATGAAGATCTTTGCTATGGGGCGGTTATCAGAAAATAATGACACTGTAGCTGCGCAGGAAGACTTCTCTCTAACACCGCCCTCTCTGATGACTGTCGTAAACAGTAACTTCGTTATGAGTTTCAGAAGGGGTGCACGGTGGACGCAATTTGTCATGGATTCATCGGCTGACGATGGTAATTCAGACATAAATTCGATGTAATCCACTATTTTTCACTTTAAGATTACTCATAAAATAGTGGATTTTTGCTAGCTTTGATATTCTCCAGTAAAAACGCTCCGTGTGTTGTAAATTCGACAAAGTGTATGAAACTGTATACGATATTGGAAGAAAGTAAGTTCACAGCTTGATTTAGAAGGAATTCAAGTACAACACGTTATATTAAAGTTGTACTAGATGTAACTGGAGGTATTTTTTCTATCAGCCAAccaacaatgtattcactgaaaattgttaaaatatcaatgattagacattgtacatgttacttaGAGGTCGATTTTATTGGTGAGTAGTCAATGATGACGAgttgatattttaatatatctAGAATGAGTTGTACTTAACCTCTCAAAATGATAAATGTCTAAATtccaattttaatattttgtaagttTATGCCTGTGACAAAGGTTGACTGTGTCGTTTCTTTGCATTCCTTTAtttatcatatcaaaatatagATACATTTGGGatatttgaagaaaacaaaTCTTCACACAGATGAAGACACCTTATAAAGGTAATATCCGTTGTAATTTGCTCAGTTACGTACACTCATTTTGAAACGTTACTTCACCACTGCGACATCAGAAATATGAAAcgttttatatttcattttccatAATGCATGAACTGTCACGGATTCGGTGTCGGATTCTGATAGCCTGCCCTCACCGGTAGCGATGTTGTTCGTTGGATGATGACAACAGATATCATGTCAGTATTAAAACAATGGCGATGGATTCCCTGGGTGTGAAAGCTGAATTAATGTAATAATTTCAGAGTAGATATTTGTCTCTGATACTCgatacagtaatactacacttAATCAACCGCTAGCTTTATGCTTGATGTGACAGGCCTAGATGTCGATAACACTTTAACGTAATTACATAGCCAGTTGCATTATATAACTGTACACAAACAGACATATGGGCTTAGTGGGTATTTAAATAAAGTATGTGcttggaaaaaaaatatgacatcatgTCTCTTTCGTACAATTTAAACTGTCTCGTTTTGCTAATATGttttttataatttgttgacatttacagtttacaaagaattctattttcaaataacatattgtttatatttttgcaaAAATAGTACGTCCACAATAACACGACTTATCGGGTTACTACACTAATAacccacaggggcgtgtaatatttcatagattgttgttttcttattgcttagaatgtcgttttctGAGGAAAagatcgtacgaatcttgctgctacaaatgtatcaatctctatactactaagaaatATCAGTCTCTTTCCGgccttacatgtaggaatatatattaatcaaaaggttgttatatttagtctgtagacctggaaaacaacaatctatgaaatattacacgcccttGTGTAATAACCCAGTAAAATCCCCTAAAATTACTAGggttttttttcagtaaatataaccccccccccctccatgtGTTTTGCGTGACTTCTAtcgttatatgtatgtacaatgcaGGCTTTTATATATATTCTGATCAAAGAAAGCTATGTCTATGTACATTTTGGTTTTGGTGTATTTAACGTATGCGTTGTAAGTCCTGAGGAAGGATATTGATATTGATGTGATGGCTGAGTATTTAAAATAGCAATGTGTGTTAACTTCAGGACATAGTGTGATAACACTGTACGGGGTCAGAATGATTACGTGCCTTGTTTCGTCTACACTTTACTCCGTTTTAAGACACATGCTGGCTTTGTCGTCAAATTATGATAATCAGTTTATTTTAgctattgtaattattttagttcCACTCCAGTGAATTTTACTTAACAAGTCAAATGTTAATTAAGATATCGATATTGCTTTCCTGTTCTGCAATCTCCCGCTGAATACGATTTAAAACTACATACACATTTTCTTAACTTTTGACATTGAGACAGTTTTGCTTGGATTGCTTTGGTATCGAGTTATTACTATTATAAGACTTACTCCCTGGGTATTTACTGTGACAATTTAAACTTATCCATGGGGGCAAATATCGCTAAAAGAGCCACCCGTTACATTCGTAGTGCCTCCTCAACTTCAGCAACAGAAATATTTGTCATTcgttatattttttattttcatatatgcCCTATGTAAAGTCGAGGCCACAGATTTGGAAAATATATAAGatgaaaaagaataaaaatCTCGTTTTCTTGTTCTAAATGTCATATACTTCAAACGCAAGAGTGAAATGGGTTCCTGTTCGTCCCTCGTTTTTCATATCTCGAGGTTGTCCGTAATCTGTTATCTTCTCTAGATTTGCTAACAGTCTTAGAAGCCAGTATGTAAGTTTTGTTTATAAATTCCAGCGTCAGAATTTCAAACGTTAATTTTATGTCTTTATTATACAATTATTTGCAAAATAAGGAGGAGGTGAATACTATAGCTATTTCTTCATATCTGCACACACTCTTCTCCTTATTTTTATGCGGATGACTCTTTCCCAAAGctattatttcttttttttgcaGAATATTCCATTAGAAAACAATTTTGCATAGCTTTGTTTACCAAGATGTGAATTACATGATGTGAATTACATGATGTGAAGTACATGTGAAGTACATGATGTGAATTACATGATGTGAAGTACATGTGAAGTACATGATGTGAAGTACATGTGAAGTACATGGTGTGAAGTACACGATGTGAAGTACATGATGTAGAGTACATgatgtgaagtacatgatatgAAGTACATGATGTGAAGTAcatgtgaagtacatgatatgAAGTACATGATGTGAAGTACATGTGAAGTACATGATGCGAATTACATGATGTGAAGTACATGATGTAGAGTACATGATGTGAAGTACATGATGTGAAGTACATGTGAAGTACATGATGTGAAGTACATGATGTGAAGTACATGATGTGAAGTACATGATGTGAAGCACATGATGTTAAGTACATGATGTGAAGTACATAATGCGAAGTGGTATGAAAAAGATAcgatggtaaaaaaaaataagttaattcaaatttgatttcatgaaatctcagaccactaaacaaTACATTGATTGGTGGTCTGACATGAAATCGAATATCgtacaatagaacaaagttaatTGAAACTGGTTCATCTAGAGTCTAGCCTTCCAAAGTTTActttacattgtaacaattaAGTCGCTGAACATATTTTGTAACGAGTTTTTATATGCCCATTTGATACTCTTGAAATGCGCTATTTCTGAATGTGAGGTTAGATTTCATGCCCGCCCATCTTAAGAAAACATTGCTCTTTAAGTATGTTTAGGAGAAACAGGTAACGGtttcagttttttaaaaaaaggcaGGAGTTAACGATTGCAGTCGATTTCCagtaatttgtacatttgaaaCGTTTTGGGGATATTTCAATTCCTGTTTAAACTTAGTTCAAAAACTTTATCCCCATCTACAAActtatacaaacaaatatggtTTGGTTTGAAATGATAGCATATGCGTAGAGATACTTCATAATCCGTCTTCAAATATGAAATCGTAACTTCTAACAAACACAGGG is from Glandiceps talaboti chromosome 1, keGlaTala1.1, whole genome shotgun sequence and encodes:
- the LOC144433203 gene encoding tripartite motif-containing protein 2-like; this encodes MAASTSSVKRLEIDENNLICGICCERYKNPKILPCLHTFCEQCLVKLVKDAKLLCPFCRREHQVQHGEVATLSADLFTEDLMKQFAEANSLVCGACRKQGETPTTYCLDCGFELCGGCVGIHGNIPVTQSHNLVTLDEYQRRKGIDPTSVRPPTFCCKHSGTVLRFHCTTCDVAICSECVATDHLITEHTYISLQDAAADVTEKLTAMVEMLASKEDEASDSIAGIQQMAASLAQTVQVEERKINEHVEKTLKELTSKVKGNGKQLLEELKQERGRRQTRLQAQLKEMEGVQEDILHVREFAERLVNHGSPVQVMSARKGVLSQGDRLLAIETNQSPIEDDSLKFQQSDDFCADKRLGHIRTTMYRLSKIPDFGRIGDEIRVILEMGTSTATINDVIAEIITPGKKIEILNMCDNGDGTVSLMYTGKAEGNHELSVSVYKRPIQGSPVKLKIIPRKGWSHEFCHEGSDKGQLNNPHGITMMTNGNMLVCDSDNNRLQTFTIDGLQVAVVTYTNFTHAFCPRYAAVAKTGYIYITDSGNKQVIVCDNTLKWIRCFGEDELVRPMGIGISPTTGRSYIVDGGRHCIHIYGPDDIYIKSFGSEGSEHGQFESPWDIVIMNNGNIIVSDCGNDRLQVFSEDGEFLLSFGSDGSENGQLVEPEGLALDNANNLYVCEYSTRRVQKFNSKCEFDCIAISENQAGNHDPRGICITNDEPLGKVIVSECWDRHCISVYNQ